The Puntigrus tetrazona isolate hp1 chromosome 23, ASM1883169v1, whole genome shotgun sequence genome has a segment encoding these proteins:
- the si:rp71-17i16.5 gene encoding phosphatidylinositol 4,5-bisphosphate 3-kinase catalytic subunit gamma isoform: MENKWDARQQQEPCSDNSLVFICKLPVREGFQILDSQEPVQIKLPAQCNVHQLRVRLCMVAQENNRLPEPFALLDPERYSLLYHKEEEWYEIYDDYQVLKTLDAPWFQGTDGLQTVCVTVLAQNKNTSKERIHFQGILNELIGYDLDSSDTNRLSELGYTRRKFATPRREELKKRDAVAYATEPWITSTVLPNNQQGYLQQKLSVTLYCNSSSLSFKADLTHTPRDLLKSFWASLPNDDLSFEGWSVDYVLQVCGREEFLTGDFQLSDFMWVRHCLENMLELHLSVVDISSLPENTGSREYWPLVDSLTGLSSSHEELSINGKKVEDIVMISLWNCERKFRVKLLGFDIPELPSKVPPLVRVEASIIYGRKTVSAVCSTSKEFADEVLWNTWLEFDILIRDIPHGAKLGLTINASTAEGTSTKDTRSNSLKVQDSQKGKGQVLCFVNLQLIDHRSLLSQGPYTLHMWPFPEWDEEAFTYEAEKLSTATNPDVAKAMAVTFMLDRYSFPVVLPHGKSTSGSCTSPVSDSSTLDLSGESRLSSPSNEGSPTTPFTGTDCLRRLKEQSVQYASNLPQFLRTVDWMLPTAVQDVHWLLSHWVPEDIELSVALELLSVDFADMKVRRLAVERLDILSNDEVLKYLLQLVQTLKVEPYHDSCLARFLLKRALRSKRIGHFFFWYLRSEVAGCPFFRQRMAVILEAYLLGCGEVMLTEFQSQVQVVNCLQEVALTVKVLYPDKTDLPSTAPQKLQELLEECNLPSDFQVPFNPRVRAGSIILKDCKVMASKKKPLWLEFSCVQSEAPDSPPVGIIFKQGDDLRQDMLIIQTLKVMDSIWKEKGLDLNLVPYGCISTGYNIGMIEIVRNAITIASVQRSQGGVAGAFKNNALYDWLERKCSFKEKHFQAMEKFVNSCAGYCVATYVLGIGDRHNDNIMITDQGNLFHIDFGHILGNTKSFLGVNRERVPFVLTPDFLYVMGRVKGRPSLYFQRFRDTCINAYLSLRAQSRLLVTLFSLMLLTGIPELSMSQDMRYLRTALQQEQGEEEARNHFLQQIALCEQKGWTVQANWWFHMMAGIK; encoded by the exons ATGGAGAACAAATGGGATGCACGCCAGCAACAGGAACCTTGCTCAGATAACAGCCTTGTATTTATTTGCAAGTTGCCAGTCAGGGAAGGTTTCCAGATCCTGGACAGCCAAGAGCCAGTTCAGATCAAACTCCCAGCGCAATGCAACGTCCACCAGCTTCGTGTACGTCTGTGTATGGTAGCACAGGAAAACAACAGACTTCCTGAGCCATTTGCACTTCTGGATCCAGAACGATACAGTCTGTTGTATCACAAGGAGGAGGAGTGGTATGAAATTTATGACGACTATCAGGTATTGAAAACTCTGGATGCACCATGGTTTCAGGGTACAGATGGTCTTCAGACTGTCTGTGTGACCGTGTTggctcaaaacaaaaacacctctAAGGAGAGAATTCACTTCCAGGGCATTCTGAACGAGCTAATTGGCTATGATTTGGACTCCTCAGACACTAATCGCTTAAGTGAGCTTGGCTATACCCGAAGGAAGTTTGCCACACCGCGAAGGGAAGAGCTAAAAAAAAGGGATGCTGTAGCTTATGCCACTGAACCGTGGATAACTTCCACAGTGCTCCCAAACAACCAGCAAGGTTACCTTCAACAAAAACTCTCAGTGACTCTTTACTGTAATAGTTCAAGCCTTTCATTCAAAGCTGACCTGACACATACCCCCAGGGATCTCCTCAAGAGCTTCTGGGCATCATTACCAAACGATGACCTGTCATTCGAAGGATGGTCAGTTGATTATGTGCTCCAAGTGTGTGGCCGGGAGGAATTCTTGACTGGAGACTTCCAGCTCTCTGACTTCATGTGGGTCAGGCACTGCCTTGAAAACATGCTGGAGCTTCATCTCTCAGTGGTTGACATCTCATCCCTTCCGGAGAACACAGGAAGTAGAGAGTACTGGCCACTGGTGGACAGTCTCACTGGTCTCTCAAGCTCCCATGAGGAGCTTTCTATCAATGGGAAGAAAGTAGAGGACATTGTGATGATTTCCCTCTGGAACTGTGAGAGAAAGTTCAGGGTTAAACTCTTAGGGTTTGACATCCCAGAACTCCCAAGTAAGGTACCGCCACTTGTCCGTGTGGAAGCCTCCATTATCTATGGTAGAAAGACAGTGTCAGCAGTTTGTTCAACATCAAAAGAGTTTGCAGACGAAGTGCTGTGGAACACCTGGCTGGAATTTGACATTCTGATCAGGGATATCCCTCACGGAGCTAAATTAGGCCTCACAATTAATGCCAGTACTGCTGAAGGCACATCAACCAAGGACACTAGGTCAAACTCCTTAAAAGTACAAGATTCCCAGAAGGGAAAAGGGCAAGTACTGTGCTTCGTAAACCTCCAGCTGATTGATCACAGATCCCTTCTTAGCCAAGGTCCATACACTCTGCACATGTGGCCTTTCCCAGAATGGGATGAGGAGGCATTCACTTACGAAGCAGAAAAGCTGTCGACCGCCACTAACCCTGATGTAGCTAAAGCAATGGCAGTTACCTTTATGCTGGATCGATACAGCTTTCCCGTTGTCTTGCCACATGGCAAGAGCACTTCTGGTAGTTGTACATCTCCTGTTTCTGACTCTTCTACACTGGACCTCTCAGGAGAGTCCAGACTCTCCTCACCATCTAATGAGGGTTCTCCCACAACCCCTTTCACAGGGACAGATTGCCTCAGAAGGCTTAAAGAACAAAGTGTCCAATATGCCTCAAATTTACCTCAGTTTCTTCGCACAGTTGACTGGATGTTGCCAACTGCGGTCCAGGATGTTCATTGGTTGCTAAGTCATTGGGTACCAGAAGATATAGAGCTGTCTGTGGCCCTTGAGCTTCTAAGTGTGGATTTTGCAGACATGAAGGTCAGACGATTGGCTGTTGAAAGATTAGACATCCTATCCAATGATGAGGTACTTAAGTACCTGCTGCAGTTGGTTCAG ACCCTTAAAGTCGAACCATATCATGATAGCTGCTTGGCAAGATTCCTTCTCAAAAGAGCACTAAGG AGCAAACGGATCGGACACTTCTTTTTCTGGTATTTGCGGAGTGAGGTGGCAGGATGTCCATTTTTTCGCCAGCGTATGGCGGTCATACTTGAGGCCTATCTGTTGGGCTGTGGAGAGGTAATGCTGACTGAATTTCAGAGTCAAGTACAAGTCGTTAATTGCCTGCAAGAAGTGGCTCTAACAGTGAAGGTGCTCTACCCAGACAAAACAGACCTTCCATCAACAG CTCCTCAGAAGCTGCAGGAGTTACTGGAGGAGTGCAATTTACCCTCTGACTTCCAGGTGCCTTTCAATCCCCGTGTCAGAGCAGGAAGCATCATA CTAAAAGACTGTAAAGTGATGGCCTCTAAGAAAAAGCCACTCTGGCTTGAGTTCTCCTGCGTTCAGTCAGAAGCTCCAGACTCACCTCCTGTCGGCATCATCTTTAAACAAGGAGATGACCTCCGACAGGACATGCTCATCATCCAG ACTCTAAAGGTCATGGACTCAATTTGGAAAGAAAAAGGCTTAGATTTGAACCTGGTGCCCTATGGATGCATTTCTACAGGCTATAACATAG GTATGATTGAAATTGTGCGAAATGCGATCACTATTGCCTCTGTTCAGAGGAGTCAGGGAGGAGTGGCAGGAGCTTTCAAAAACAATGCCTTGTATGACTGGCTTGAGAGGAAGTGCTCATTCAAGGAAAAA CACTTTCAAGCTATGGAGAAGTTTGTGAACTCATGTGCCGGCTACTGTGTAGCTACATATGTGCTTGGTATAGGAGATCGCCACAACGACAACATTATGATCACTGATCAAG GGAACTTGTTCCACATCGATTTTGGGCACATCTTGGGCAACACCAAGAGTTTCCTGGGGGTGAACAGAGAAAGGGTGCCCTTTGTCCTCACCCCTGACTTCCTGTATGTGATGGGTAGGGTGAAAGGCCGTCCCAGCCTCTACTTCCAGAGATTTAGG GACACCTGCATCAATGCCTATCTGTCCCTCCGGGCTCAGTCTCGTCTTCTTGTCACGCTCTTCTCTCTAATGCTGCTGACGGGAATCCCTGAGCTCAGCATGTCGCAGGACATGCGCTACCTGAGAACTGCACTGCAGCAAGAACAAGGAGAGGAAGAGGCTCGGAACCACTTCCTGCAGCAGATTGCCCTCTGTGAGCAGAAAGGCTGGACCGTCCAGGCCAACTGGTGGTTTCACATGATGGCAGGCATTAAATAG
- the LOC122329006 gene encoding olfactory receptor 2G3, with amino-acid sequence MRFPRALPPFVLWGAVCACPTPSQDANITSDAPRLPDQGRCLFRSILPSNTAVQVLVCVFVVMTVLSLIINGCTLFSLGSSEDLSWEPRFALLKNLIVSDILLIVTQGPTVVYCLLQKTTLPYGAWCITQFFINTVCVFCTILTITCMALERYLYVCQAIYYLIILTTKRLYLIVGLTWLISLSLSAVITALLGLSHKSSLLGKPITGLLCEPDTLEAHLGFPRGSAVFRKVVGLVVTLLCICSYSFSYLRMYQEARNAVQPFQQVNKRARKTVMFYCSMLLLQLLPIFLKIASDALWELEGNMAMFRSLDYTGDWTSAGTLHIMLLLLLQVPPCINPLIYGLRNREVRQALPRLLWLRKDNH; translated from the coding sequence ATGCGTTTCCCACGTGCTTTACCGCCCTTCGTGCTGTGGGGCGCAGTCTGCGCGTGTCCGACCCCGAGCCAGGACGCCAACATCACTTCAGACGCCCCCCGGCTGCCGGACCAGGGACGCTGCCTCTTCAGATCCATCCTGCCGTCAAACACAGCTGTGCAGGTGCTGGTGTGCGTCTTCGTGGTGATGACCGTCCTCTCGCTCATCATCAACGGCTGCACTCTGTTCAGCCTCGGCAGCTCAGAAGACTTATCCTGGGAGCCACGCTTTGCGCTGCTGAAGAACCTCATAGTGAGTGACATCCTGCTCATTGTAACCCAAGGTCCAACGGTTGTGTACTGTCTGCTGCAGAAGACCACTCTGCCCTATGGCGCTTGGTGCATCACTCAGTTCTTTATTAacactgtttgtgttttctgcaCTATTCTTACCATCACCTGCATGGCTTTGGAGCGATACCTGTACGTGTGTCAGGCCATCTACTACCTTATTATACTAACCACCAAGCGCCTTTACTTGATAGTCGGGCTCACGTGGCTTATTTCCCTATCCTTATCAGCAGTGATCACTGCTTTGCTCGGTTTAAGCCACAAGAGCTCGCTGCTGGGAAAACCCATAACGGGACTCCTCTGTGAACCGGACACCTTGGAGGCCCACCTTGGCTTTCCACGGGGCTCTGCTGTGTTTCGAAAAGTGGTCGGGCTTGTGGTGACGCTGCTTTGCATCTGCTCCTACTCGTTCTCGTACCTGCGCATGTATCAGGAGGCGCGTAACGCCGTTCAGCCTTTCCAGCAGGTCAACAAGAGGGCACGCAAAACGGTGATGTTCTACTGCTCCATGCTGCTGCTTCAGCTGCTCCCCATCTTCCTGAAGATAGCCTCGGACGCCCTTTGGGAGCTCGAGGGCAACATGGCGATGTTCCGTTCGCTGGATTACACTGGAGACTGGACATCAGCAGGGACCCTGCACatcatgctgctgctgctgcttcaggTTCCTCCTTGCATTAATCCGCTCATTTACGGTCTGCGCAACAGAGAGGTGAGGCAAGCTCTGCCCCGGCTGCTGTGGCTGAGGAAGGACAACCACTAA
- the si:rp71-17i16.6 gene encoding uncharacterized protein si:rp71-17i16.6 — translation MMSQNKPVEEDCHQKCKEYLSSLFGESTSEYFLSPSSCSKEIPSWLSQLKDDMKDHTSALFLWDAIRQHSTQILQESNTEPSMEITNEIVRRVTDWKTLKKQDHLMHLLGVKYMFRCAQRNQVISALLLQQNPLFDYGINNGPN, via the exons ATGATGTCGCAAAATAAGCCAGTCGAGGAAGACTGCCATCAAAAATGCAAGGAATACCTCAGCAG TTTGTTCGGGGAATCAACTTCAGAGTATTTTCTCAGCCCTTCTTCTTGCTCAAAGGAAATACCCTCTTGGCTTTCACAGCTAAAAGACGACATGAAAg ATCACACAAGTGCCCTTTTCTTATGGGACGCTATAAGACAACACTCTACACAGATACTGCAAGAATCAAACACAGAGCCCTCGATGGAGATTACTAATGAG ATCGTGAGAAGGGTGACAGACTGGAAGACACTCAAGAAACAGGATCATCTGATGCACCTATTAGGAGTGAAATACATGTTCCGCTGTGCTCAGCGTAACCAGGTCATCTCTGCCCTCCTTCTACAACAGAACCCTCTTTTTGACTATGGGATAAATAATGGACCGAACTGA